DNA sequence from the Oryza brachyantha chromosome 5, ObraRS2, whole genome shotgun sequence genome:
AACTTTGCGTTCTGAAATCTGAAGTGAGCGTGTAGGCACCAAGCTTGAACAAATCAACTAATCCCCTTCGCCCTTACAAATTATTGCGTCTGCCTATGTTCATAACaagaaaattgctattttgTCATCCTAAAAAACGAAGCTTCGCTGAAATGTCATCTCCAATTTATGATTTGCTAAAATGCCAGTCAAACAGGTGCAACGGGCTGAAATGCCATTTCTTCTGGTCCTCTCAATTCATTCAATTTTGcccttttctttcttggaGAGATGACAAAATTGCCACAAACTGGCTTGTAAGCCACATCCTGCTCAATCCTACCTAGTCAACCTTGCTTTTCACTGATTAGCTGTTCTGTTCGTGGCTGCTTTCTTGCTGTTGCTTGCTCTTGATGTCATTTGCTTGCTGGTCATCTGCATCTGTGGACTCTTTCTTTTACGGTCCATACATGTCCTAAAACATGAAAGTGCTGCCGAATTTAATTGGTGAtttatgtgattttttgaacTCATGACGCAGCTCTCTTGCCAAGTTGCAATGCCATGCGTTGCGGCTGGACCAGCTGACTTGCCCGGCCTGATAAAACACAGCCAGGTTCAATTTGGTCAGGCCATGACAAAAACATGgccaaaacatttttttaacatacaaATGAATGAAAATGGCATATTAGTTTGTTGCATCCATTTGACAATGGCATTTTAGTTAATCCAAAACTGAGGATGACATTTCAGCGAAGCCATGTTTTGAGGACGGTTAAATAGAAATTTCCTCGTTCATAACAGCGTCTCCCCTCCCTGTCCCTACTGGCTTTTGTTGAATGTTCAGGACATGCAGCAGAGTTAGACTTTATTGGAAATTTATTCAATGTTCAGGTCATGCGTAGTTGGAGTTTTTGGAAATGTGTTTATGCCTCTGTGGTTCAGTCACTCATCATCACAGTACCCATGTTATCCAGTTAGTGGATGATAAGTTATATACATAAGAGAGGTCTTTCGGTCATGCCTCTATTATAGAAAGCATAGAACTAACAGGGAAGACCCCCCGACTGTATTTTGGGCACACAAATGCCCATTTCTTATGTGccttataagccaaatgatcaaattttgatccaaaagtcaacaaggtcaaataaaaaaaagagggttttttttttttgggggggggggggggggcattaGCCTGTATTAATTCATTATATATCTGGTAGTGTGCAGACAGGATATGCATTGAGTGCAGCTAATGGTCTTCTCCAAGCAGTAGAAGGTTCTCTACCAAAGCAAAAGAAGGCACAGGCTATTTCAGAGTTCAAGCGTTCCATTGTTGCACATAAGCGGCATGCTAGGGTTCAACAAGATCCAGGTATGTAACAAGCTCCTTGCAAGTGTGTTGTATGATGCATTGATGTTTATTTGCACTATTGCTCTGTTAGGATGGTAAATAATGGTTTTAAACCGATAAATGTAGTCTGTGCTTTCAGCCTTAATTTCTTCATTTTCAACCACTAGGATAGattttgactattttttaaactaattaaCCTACTGAAGCTGCAGTATCTATCAAGATTTAAGAGgataaatttacaaatatttactaCTAACTAATGCAGTCATTGTGATGCTGTTATGGCCCATTTTGCAGGTGCAACACACATACCATACGATGTGCTTGTTcatattttcagttttcttGACATGCGCTCTTTGCTAGCAGCTGGTCTTGTCTGCTGGTACCTCTTTTCTCTTGTCCATGTAATTCCTTTCAAACACTACTTTATTGTTGATGACAATGTTTTTTAGAAGGCCTTGGAATTCAGCTGCAAACGACAACAACCTGTGGAAAATGAATTACTCCCTTTTCTTCAGCATCTACCCTATGAACTGCAATAGCACACCGACACCTGGTAATGTACAGAACAGTGATGGTCATGTGCAGAATAGCATGTATCCAGTGTCTCCTGATCCTGGTTTTAGCTGGAAAGAGgctttccaaaataaatatgcaGGTAAATCTTTCGTATGTTGATAGATTTTAAAGTACAGTAACCTACCACCGAAGGCTAAAATATCATTCATTACAGAACAAGAAACATGGAGTTCCGCTTCAAATAGAGCTTTATGTGGATTTTGCCGATCTGTCATTTGGCTTTGCAACCTGACTTCTGCTACTCCACATCAATGTCCTAAGAATGGAAAAGATGGAGTAAAACTAGGACCTCTATTACCTCTTACAGTAAGTACTTTTATCTATGGTTAATAGTTTTTTACCATGGTTTGCACCGCAACAGAGAGAACATGCTGTCTAAAATTCACCGCTTATTTCATTGCAGCTACTTACgtgttaaaaaatcaatattgtttctccctttttttcgGTACAATGTCTTAACATAATTATTTAACATTCCTGATCCAGGTTGCTGATTACATATTGGGCATCGATGACTTGACAGCTTCATCGTCTGAAAGTGCTGATACAGATAGTGATTCTGAAAATTATCACCAGGCACGTTTTTGGTCGTTATCATAATAAATGAAAAGGAATGCATATTGGATGAAATAGATTGCGAACTTGTTATATAGttctttattttgttatgtctATATTAATTTCTTGTAGTTTCCTAGTGTGGTATATGCACCATCAGTAGCAACCGCGTGAAATGGTTCACCGGTTCACCGATTTagaagtactccctccaattttttttgtttgactcttcattttatttaaaaaatttatataattattgactattttattatgatttgatttattactaaagtaactttaattatgatttataattttaatttttaaataagacgaaggcaaacgtaaataaaaagtcaacggtggaGTGAGTATAATCGACGGAAAAGCTGACATTGTTAGGTACATGGTACTGTATTTAAATGAAACGGTAGCCAAAGAAATTCGTCATACGTGTATGACTCACCCTTATAGTTTCTAGCTCTAGTCTTAAAACCCTTGCTAGAAAATTTGGGTTTAGAACGTActcctctgtttcatattacactgtataaaattttggtttgttttaAGTCAAACATGTTCAATTTTAactaagtatatataaaaatttactaaTAGTTTCAACACTAAATTAGttctattaaatttattttataatatatttattttgtattgtaaatattactatatttttctataaatttagtcaAGCTTGTAATATGAAGTAGGAGAAGCATTCTTGATACAcaaaagaaaccaaaaaaaaattgtagctTGTAGCGTGATAGTAACTCAAATTCTATGGATTGAAAAAGTACAGAAACCacgaaacatttttttccatagaGCGCTAGAAAATCTGCTATGAATTTCTCTCGGAACGAACGATTGAATTCCTAAAAAAACATCTATGAATTTCTGAGAACAATTGAATTCCTCCAAAAAAAACCTCTGTCCTCAAAAGGACTAAAAGAGCccttagagcaaggctaataatatagcgaacaaactggctataagacttcttataATCTTCTCTTAGCCCACCATATAGTAGTTAACTGTTCATCATTAATATAGGACCCATACGTCACTTTCATAGAGTTTATTAGTTCATGTGCCCGAGCTGACTATAAGCTCACAACCTGCTTCTAccctctctcttccacataagcatttagctagcttatagtttgctattatacttgctcttaggcgCTGCTTGCTTCCAACTAgagaattttgtatttttgtggCTCCTAAATGGTGCATTTTGTTAAAGCAGGATTTTTCACTTTGTAGTGATTTCGTCATTAATACCctcaaataactataaaaaatcgcATATTTTTCCAATCCTTTAACCTTAACTATCTCAAACACCACCTTGATTTCAGCTGAGCACATCCATAAGAATACTTGTCCCCACAGGAGCCCTTAATCTCAGCATCACCCATCCACATGAATCGTGCATTTGGACATTTTCGACTAAAGAAAAACGACTTAGATTAGCATGCATATCCAACTGAGGCATGTAAATGGTATACCATAAAGATAACTCACATATCAACAGCACTTAGTAACAACAATTTCTAGTGGAGGTCAATGTTAAACATCAGTTTGAAAACTGGATACCTAGACTTAAGAGCACGCTGGCATAATTCGAATTCATTGATGTTCAGCACATCGCAACTACTGGGCTACTGGCCACACCAAAATGTAGGTATTTACTATTCCTCCGTTCCACTTTATACCGTTCCACGTTATAATATGTAACGGAGGTTATATTAGTGAAGGCATGGAATCACAACCATCCCTTAAAACCGACAAGTAGTGATCAAGAGGGATCATAAATCAGCTGAGTAACTTCTACGGCTCATCCTACAATTCTAATGCTTCTTGTTTTTCGAAGGACCCTTAGGAATCTTAGCGAGGCATTTCTCATCAAAAATGGCACAGTACTTCTTCAGCTCGATCATGGCCTTCTCTCCAAAAGCATCGATTTTGTCATCGTACTTCTCATATAAAACAGGCACGGTGTAAAGTGCCATAAAGACTGCATTATGCAAGAGAAACGTGATTGGTAACATATTAACAATGTTAATTGTGGGCAACTTGTACTAGCAAAAGAATTACCTATGTAGAACAGTGTCAGGAAATTGCAGCAGCTCCCAAGAACAGACAGAATCCAGAGACCTGCAACCACCTgaacataataaaaaggacCGGATAAGCACACTCAGCATGCGACcaagagaaaatattaaaaatagtgaaGGGCtcaaataaagtaaatcatgTTGCCAATCAACATACAATCAGAAATTTCTTCAGGTCATGACCTTGACCAATCTCCCTCAACGTAGCAAAGCCCCTATTGATCTCAAATCTCAGTGAGCGAGCAACATTAACGGCCAGGTCCTCCGGAATCCTCACCTCGGGAATGTTAGGAGGGGACCTAAAAAATTCCAAGCCAGAAATTATAGCCACAACAAACCTAACACATACACATTTATACACAGATTACTTAGTCTGTGTAACATTATAGGAATTGTGGCCATTGACTACAGATCAACAAAGTAATAAGATGATAAAAGGAAGTCATGTGGAGcattatcatatcatatctACACAACATCCACTAGGCCAATAAAAACTAACTAGATTGCCTTAACATGGCACTGCTGGCTTAAGTTTGAATGTTTCATACGCTTGGGAATACCAGTTGAAGTTACAGGAAGCTCACTTGTTGATGAAAGTTGAGGCATTGGACCAGAGGAAGAGGATGGCCAGGGTGAGAATGACACAGTGGCACAACAGGGTGAGGAGATGGTAATCCATGACTTCAAAGAGCAGCCAGATGGCCGTGGCACCAGCGAGCACTCCAACGGAGATTTTCTTGTTCCTCCATAGAAAGAGATCAGCAGCTGCAAGCACAAACATGAGCACATCACAGCAAAGCCCCATTTAAATAATAGGTCCACAGCTACACTACACTATCATCAAACAACGAATCTTAGGGTTTAAGCATAAATGAATATAGCGCATCAACATCACAGATCAGCTACTATTCTATTGCTGTCACAAAGTTGCAATGGCACTCgatcatttaaataaaaatctagATGACAAATCTACACCAATAGATACTAATCCGATCACAATTCATTCACATTGTCCCGAAAACGCAGCacaaatttgacttataaatcaCGGATCATGGCATTCTCCACTCGCTCATAGTTCCACCACAAAATAGTACAACAATGAGCCCACACAGACAAccagagcaaaaaaaaaaaaacccgacGCGGTCGGATCTACAGGCTGCAAGAACACAGACCACCAAAGGTAAAAGAAAGCTGTAAGCTTTGGCGGCTTacgcttgccgccgccgaggacggAGTGGACGGGCTTCTCGCGGCCGAAGAGGCGGTAGATCTTGGCCTTCACGGCGGCCGTCCTCTCCCCGTCGGAGTccaacgacgacgaggaggatcCCCCGCGGCCGTGGAGCTTGTCGGAGATCGTGTCCATCACCGACTCCTCCTCCTTGTGCTCCGCCATGGCTAGCTGCTGTCTCActctctcccttctccctcgcttcaactctttttttttttctcgcacGAACTCTTtttgcctcttttttttttttggtcttttctcctttttctccgCAGTTGCGGCGTTGGGTCGCGGGTTTTATGCGCGGGGTGGGGCGATCTTGGCCGTTGGATGCAGAACGATCGGCCGCGTGATAAATCCAGCGTTAACGGCGCGGGTTAAGCGTGGTATAATAACTCCTCGTGACGACGGGTAACTGGCGCTAATCGCGGCAGGAACGCGCGGGGGAGGGTCCACCTGTAAGCGAGGTTATCCTTGGTGCGGTGCGGTCGTCCAAGGATGAACGGGGGTGGAGATCACGAGGAGAGGGTTGGCATCCACCGTGACGACGTGTGGCGTACTGGCGCGCCTTGCCTGCACTTCCGCCGGCGTCGTCAGCTGTCGTGGAGGGGCAGTGGTCGTGGGCGTGTGAAAGCATACTCGTGAAATATGCTTTCCAAATGGCAGGAGTGGAAGAAAATACTGTTTACCAGACAGATAAATAAAGCTATACAAAGATCAGCATATCCAAGGTCGTTGTAGTATAGTGGTGAGTATTCCCGCCTGTCACGCGGGTGACCCGGGTTCGATCCCCGGCAACGGCGAATTTTTTAcctttaaataaatatatatatgttcgaCTATTTACGTATTGCTGCATTCAATACATATTATTtcgttttcagttttttttttcgtttgggAGCACCATCtcgagtagtttttttttcgtttgggACACCATTCAATACATatctttttcagtttttttttgtttgggagTACCatcttgagttttttttttcgtttgggAGCACCAGGTGGCATGCATATCCTCCGTGGTGGGCCGAACGCCAGTATAGCATACTGTGAAGAAATAAGTCCACTTTAGGTCACTCAATTTATCGTCCAGTCTATTTTTCGTCCTTGGACCGTAAAACCGAATGCAACCAGTTcctgaactatcaaaaccggCGCAAAAAAGGTCCCTCGGTGGTTTTGAAGGCGGTTTTGGCTGATTTGGTGCCTATATGGCTAGTTTGATTAGGTCTCCGTCCCATATGGCATTGACATGACGTTTACATGGcaattatatatcagaaaaacagtggacccacctgtcaaggcacacaaaaaatgattCAAAAATGATAGGCCCACATGGGCCCACAGTCAACTaccaaaaagaaataaatatggtggggccacgtgggccccacatgtcattcctACTCTCctaccatatttatttttaaattattttttgtgtgcagctgacaagtgggtccattgttttctgatatataattaCCACGTAAGCGCCATGTCAATGCCACGTGGGATGGAGACCtagtcaaactagccatgtAGGCGCCAAGTCAGCCAAAACCGTCTTCAAAACCACCGAGGGACCTCATTTGCGccggttttgatagttcaggGACTGGTTGTATCCGGTTTTATGGTCAAAGGACGATAAACAGATTGGATTATAAGTTGAGGGATCtaaagtggacttattcctaCTGTGAATGGCCTAATGGCCCCCGACGGCAGCTCACCACGCATGGGTGCTGGGCAAGCGGATGCATGGGTCCACGTTCCACAACCAGGCCTAAGAATCCCCAGCCCAGTAACCTCTCTTCTGGGCCCCTCGATCCCCGCGACGGAATTCGCCAAAACCGATGGCCCAACAGCACCCTGTGTTCCGCGTGGCCTTCCGGGGAGAAGAGGGGCCCCACGCGCGCGATCGGTTTGGCGCTCTGTGCATATACATCATCTCTCtcttatatacatacacacacgtACTCACTCTTTacacatgtaaactttatatatataaatatatatatacacacactagaCATgtaaacctatatatataaacttaatatatacACATAGATATATAAACTATGTATACACAAAAAGTTACAGATATaagtttaatatataaaaacctttatccatataaatttatacatgtaaattttatacacataaagattaaaataatctattttataaaataaaaaaacccgCACACCTTGTCTCAATGGGCCTCAATTCTCTACTGCGCAGTCGGCCTTAATTCTCTACTGCGTAGCCGGTGGCCCAACAAGCCCTGTCGTGGGCCGTGTTCGCGCGGCCTTccctccgcgcgcgcgcaccaAATAGCCTTTTCGGGAGAAGAGGAGGCACGACGCGGCGAAAGCAAAGCCTCTCACCCTCACGCGTTTCGTTCCCCTCGCTCGCTCACCCCGGCCGCCCGCCCACTCGGCTCGGGTCGGCAGCGGCAGAGCGAACCGGCAAaacctcctcccgctccccgCCATAACTGCGGCTGCGATCCCCTCTGCTTCCTCACCGGCAATTAATGCCGCCAACTACCAGATCCACACCTCCGGAAACCTAAGCCGCCCCCAAACCAAATACCGCTCTTCCCGTTTTGCCCCTCTCCGGCTCTTCCCCCCACCACCCGCGCCCCCGCACGCCATGCCATTCCGCCCCAcggtctcgccgccgccgccgctgctgccgccgacgagggtaccgtcgtcgtcgtcgtcgtcatggcGTCCTTCCTCGACTCGCTCTCCTCGGTCGGCGTCGGgtacgccgtcgccgtcgcgctcggcttcctcgtcctcctcgcgtCGCTGCTCCTCACCTCCTACTTCTGCTTCCGCCGCGGcgtgcccggcggcggcggggtccaCTCCGCGCGCCACGCCGTGTCCTCCGCGTCCAGCTCCGGGCACATCTCCATCACCGTCCCGCGCGTCATCTTCGTTGCGGACGACACCGACTCCCCGGGCTCCTCGTCCCGCGGCGCGGGGGGCGGGGTGGCGTCGTCGCCCGTCGGGCTCGACCCCGCAGTGATCGCCTCGTATCCGAAGGTGCCCTTCTCTAgggccgcggcgggggcggacGCCGAGGCCGCGTGCTCGATCTGCCTCTGCGAGTACAAGGAGGGGGAGATGCAGCGCATGATGCCCGAGTGCAGGCACAGGTTCCACCTCATGTGCCTGGACGCGTGGCTGCGGCGGAGCGCGTCGTGTCCGGTCTGCCGGTCTTCGCCCATTCCCACTCCCGTCGCCACTCCGCTCGCCACCCCGCTGTCGGAGCTCGTCCCGCTATCGCAGTACGCCGCTGACCGCCGGCGCCACAGGTGACGGGTTTTGGTGCATCATGTCTTCTCTTCTATATTCGTTTTTGGCACCATTAGCTGCTGTTGTCAAGGATAGGATGGTGCATCCATTGTTTCATTGCTCAGAGGAGGTTGGGTTGATCCATAGGAGTACTGATTAGGACAGCCTGGACTTGGAAGTTTTGCGTGGTAACAGTAGTTCGTTGCACTGAAGCAGACAGGCAGTGTATAGACATTGTTTTTCCATCCGGTTATAGTAACTTTTACCAACTAAGGTTACTGGTAGACCTACAGTTGTATGTGCAAGATCAATATCTGAATTGCTGCATTCCAGTTATATActataatatatgattattgcACTTGCATACTTGTATGTTGGTCACCATTCTTTATCAGCGAGGAGatgaaaggaaaacaaaatgttATTTATGACAGAATAGAGCATTTTACAACTTAATGATTGTCGTGTTGTAACGGAAAtggaatttttgaaataacGCTCTTTGTTGTCGGGGCTCAACATGTTTCTGGGTCTAAATTACTTAAATGCAGCTGGCTACTAGATGATCGATAATTTTGAGCATTGATGTATGTCACGTGGGCTTTGTTGAATTAATGTTGGTTCTGAAGTcataaatttatagataacATTTATTTGCTTGTGCAGTTCACTTGCCTTAGTCAATTCTGTTGTCCTGAACAGGATCATTTATATTGAACTTTTCAGGGTGGTAAAAAACATTTgagataatttttatgtcaGTTGCTTCCCTTGATCAGTTCATGCCATTTTTAAGCTAGCTTGAATTCTGAACTGctatattgatttattgaaGTGGTCGTACTACTTTGGTCATTTGATTCCTGGTCTTaatgtgtttatatttttggtttaGGTCATGTTCTGTGTCAATGTTTGTTTTTCCTCTAGAGGTATATACACCACTGCTTTTGATTAATTACAGCAAGTAGCAACTGTAATGAACTTGCATCATGACCCTAAATGTGAGAACATGTGCCATGTCATCTATGATACTTTAATGACAGAATAAGAAGGCATTTTGTTGTTAACTGGAAAATTGTGACCACCCACTAGTTTCAGATTTTGACAGCTGCTTGTTGAATAATGACCCTCAACACTGTTTTGAATAGTTTATGTCAgagttattttgttttagtcTGAATTTCCCGTCTAGAACTGTGCAGCTCTCATGGGGACACTCTGTACCATTTTAGTTTGTCATTTCCTTGTTATTCTATTTGTATAGTGAGGTTAGACAGCTTGCAGATTTTGACGCCATCTGAAGATGTATATGTGAGTTGGAATTTGGAGGGACTCTATTATGACCCCACTTTAATTCGTCTGAATCTTGAGGGGGTCATATGTGTTGAACCCCAAGAGCTTATGCAGGAGATATTATAATGCTCTGCATTTGTATTGGTATCATCTGGATAGTTATCTGTACTTTGTGcagaaaaaactgaaaatgttctctcattttttttacttgatgTAGTTATGAATACTATACTGTCTAGATTGTTTTGTGTGCTATAATCAACGTCCTTGTATGTGTACTGCTAGCTACGTCtctaaattctaaattcaCCGACTGTGATACCCTAGgttgttccttttctttcatGCTTGATACATGTGGTTAATGTGTTGTGCTGTTACTTTCTGATTACTGTACGGCTTCAcctaactaatttttttcttagagCAGTCAATAGCTAAAATCAGTGTAACGAACTTTTCCATACTATAAAACAAGGGAAGGGAAACAATGGGGACAATTGGTAGCTCAAGTTctgagttaatttttagtcGTGTTACCTCTTATTTCTTTCCACTAATACAATATGTGATTACTTGGTTGAAATTTTTGTGACAATTTATTCTGTATAAATTGTTCCTTTCCCTTCCCCCCTATGCATACCGATTTCATTGGTATCATGACGATATATGTTGGATCAGGGGCTCAGGGGAACTCTTATATCCTTCAGATTGTTACATGGCTTTATATTGGCAAGTTTGGTTGTTCATTCCTAGCACACATATCTGTGTTTTGCAAGAAGCcagattgttttttaatagCTGTTATCAACAGAGTAAACCTGATATGTACGACAATATCATCGTTAATTGGTTCTTTTCGTGCGAGTGTTTTACTTTTAATGTATTGTGAGGGTATCGCGTTTGCGATGATCTTCTCTGTGAACAACAATTCTGCTATAACAGTAACACAGCTACAGAAAATGGATTAGAATGACCTATTGTGCGGTCCATTTGGATTATCATTTtagtgacattttttttcttctgcctatgtttataagctaaaatttaaattttcaaccttaaatttatgaGCACGGCTAGAGCACGGTAGCCCGTTGGACggaataattaataaacagGTATACAACAGTCCGGCGTCGATGTATCAGGCAAAGTGATTAGCAAAGTCATTTAACAAATCCTGTCCGAACGGaatgtaaatttataaatttatagtagattacggggtttttttatcatagtttattttttagttttggtttttagatcgctaagaacatatatatatatcaaaattttattgataaattattattattttaaatatgtcatttggtttaTTTCTTGCCTTCTTTTAGCTAATCTTTATGCAGTGTCAGTAACCATGGTAGTGCAGCTGCATGTTCTAGAAATTTCATGTCACTCATGTTTCATCAAACATAGGCAAATAACGCTTCCGGGTATTACCTAACTATAGAGAATTTAGGCTGCAAACACAACACAAGTGGCATAATAGTTATCCAGAAACTACATATAC
Encoded proteins:
- the LOC102713907 gene encoding reticulon-like protein B1; translated protein: MAEHKEEESVMDTISDKLHGRGGSSSSSLDSDGERTAAVKAKIYRLFGREKPVHSVLGGGKPADLFLWRNKKISVGVLAGATAIWLLFEVMDYHLLTLLCHCVILTLAILFLWSNASTFINKSPPNIPEVRIPEDLAVNVARSLRFEINRGFATLREIGQGHDLKKFLIVVAGLWILSVLGSCCNFLTLFYIVFMALYTVPVLYEKYDDKIDAFGEKAMIELKKYCAIFDEKCLAKIPKGPSKNKKH
- the LOC102714185 gene encoding RING-H2 finger protein ATL67 encodes the protein MASFLDSLSSVGVGYAVAVALGFLVLLASLLLTSYFCFRRGVPGGGGVHSARHAVSSASSSGHISITVPRVIFVADDTDSPGSSSRGAGGGVASSPVGLDPAVIASYPKVPFSRAAAGADAEAACSICLCEYKEGEMQRMMPECRHRFHLMCLDAWLRRSASCPVCRSSPIPTPVATPLATPLSELVPLSQYAADRRRHR
- the LOC102713633 gene encoding F-box protein At5g52880; protein product: MPVRRRQPRRRETGAVERYGEMGISAALSRPWDYPTACGEIAALLRNGYADLPKAAQALVAADVLLAFRLLPDVQTGYALSAANGLLQAVEGSLPKQKKAQAISEFKRSIVAHKRHARVQQDPGATHIPYDVLVHIFSFLDMRSLLAAGLVCWPWNSAANDNNLWKMNYSLFFSIYPMNCNSTPTPGNVQNSDGHVQNSMYPVSPDPGFSWKEAFQNKYAEQETWSSASNRALCGFCRSVIWLCNLTSATPHQCPKNGKDGVKLGPLLPLTVADYILGIDDLTASSSESADTDSDSENYHQARFWSLS